The Shewanella sp. MTB7 genome includes a window with the following:
- the ric gene encoding iron-sulfur cluster repair di-iron protein → MSQNHQSNVSLSEQGVGSLVAADFRYAHVFSQFGIDFCCGGGRTLASACDKANVELSIVENELTKLDQQGQKEDRLNLLPVPELIDYIEAKHHSYIREKAPLLIEYSQKMVRAHGERYEEIKPLAGWIRALVDDLTPHLMKEERILFPAIRTMAAGEIVNGCFGHIGNPINAMQHEHDDAGKILEKLHELTNDFQPPEHACTTWRVCYATLAEFEADLKQHIHLENNILFPKALALADK, encoded by the coding sequence ATGAGCCAGAACCATCAATCTAATGTTTCTCTATCTGAGCAAGGTGTCGGCAGTCTTGTCGCCGCTGATTTTCGTTATGCCCATGTATTTAGCCAGTTTGGTATTGATTTTTGTTGCGGTGGAGGACGCACGTTAGCCAGTGCCTGTGACAAAGCTAACGTCGAACTATCGATCGTTGAAAATGAGCTAACAAAGCTTGATCAACAAGGTCAAAAAGAGGATAGACTCAATCTACTGCCTGTTCCTGAACTCATCGATTATATTGAAGCAAAGCATCACAGCTATATCAGAGAAAAAGCACCTCTTTTGATTGAATACAGCCAAAAGATGGTACGGGCACACGGGGAACGCTATGAAGAGATTAAGCCATTGGCTGGTTGGATTAGAGCATTGGTCGATGACCTGACACCTCATTTAATGAAAGAGGAGCGGATTTTATTTCCTGCAATTCGCACCATGGCTGCTGGTGAAATAGTCAACGGCTGCTTCGGCCATATAGGCAATCCTATCAATGCGATGCAACATGAGCATGATGACGCGGGAAAAATACTAGAGAAGCTACATGAGCTAACCAATGACTTTCAGCCACCTGAACATGCCTGCACCACATGGCGAGTCTGTTATGCCACATTGGCAGAGTTTGAAGCTGACCTAAAACAACATATCCATCTTGAGAACAATATTCTATTCCCTAAAGCCTTGGCACTGGCAGATAAATAA
- a CDS encoding calcium-binding protein: MGNLCHRQLDISYGIGIGGAQLTYLLPIAHPEVNGNDDYAIKVNDANDLTSTILNYFDGNAIKGNLTTGIDGVLIGADGGKISSIVIDDIVYQYDAANPLQVFTTLLGGKLSLNFETGEYSYSINLDQNVLNEKESFEISVIDNDGDTASLILEMNIDYYAQLDANANNIITNSANGSDLNILTQYLTHGDAAPEGAEITAVTSGSANNTSLANGIVTIVNANEGDSFNYTLAGSGTSDTANVVIDYQNASRLQGSYDNDIIIAKSSKQPPLGTQINATVKAGNTYDTANQFGFEVTTLAAGLWISQIQINLRGGTDDNAKFDISDSNISLGSDSVGISDSAADIFSTMTSDNHVLTANFSQNDFTSGDAFWFSFDTDSLNNNTGKGLGESGVTYTITLSDGSVLNGVYVVNDVDGSSGTLIFGNTILDGGEGDDVLISGADNDVLIGGEGNDLLIGGLGDDTLIGGLGEDTFVWNQGDTGTDNITDFNVADDKLDLSDLLQGISVEELAQHLDFSFDATTNSTTIAIDVDNDGEAEQYITLDCVDLRDEFGITEGTLDVEGSIIQGLLGSNGEGALIIDTAASSTSASPTQFANASEPSQQHEELTNLHNIP; encoded by the coding sequence ATGGGAAACTTATGTCACCGCCAACTAGATATCTCTTATGGAATAGGGATCGGTGGAGCACAGCTGACTTACCTACTACCAATAGCGCATCCAGAGGTCAATGGTAATGATGATTACGCCATAAAAGTTAACGATGCCAACGATCTAACCAGTACTATTCTGAATTATTTTGATGGTAATGCAATCAAAGGAAATCTCACAACCGGAATCGATGGCGTACTTATTGGGGCCGATGGTGGCAAAATCAGCAGCATTGTCATTGATGATATCGTCTATCAGTATGACGCAGCCAATCCACTTCAAGTATTCACCACCTTATTAGGAGGCAAGTTAAGCCTAAACTTCGAAACGGGAGAGTATAGCTATTCGATCAATCTCGACCAGAATGTGCTCAATGAAAAAGAATCATTTGAAATAAGTGTGATAGATAATGATGGAGATACTGCATCACTTATTCTAGAAATGAATATTGATTACTATGCTCAGTTAGATGCTAATGCCAATAATATTATTACTAACTCAGCTAACGGTTCTGATTTGAACATCTTAACTCAATATTTAACTCATGGAGACGCTGCGCCAGAGGGGGCAGAGATCACCGCCGTCACATCGGGGAGTGCCAACAATACCTCTTTAGCAAATGGTATTGTCACAATAGTTAACGCAAATGAGGGCGATAGCTTTAATTACACGCTCGCAGGTAGTGGAACTTCTGATACCGCCAACGTTGTCATTGATTACCAAAACGCCTCTAGATTACAAGGCTCCTACGATAATGACATCATCATTGCTAAATCAAGTAAACAGCCTCCATTAGGCACACAAATCAACGCAACAGTGAAAGCAGGGAATACATATGATACAGCTAATCAATTTGGCTTTGAGGTCACCACATTAGCAGCAGGTTTATGGATTAGCCAAATCCAAATCAATCTACGTGGTGGTACAGACGACAATGCTAAGTTTGATATCAGTGACAGTAATATTTCGCTAGGGAGCGATTCTGTGGGTATTAGTGACTCTGCCGCTGATATTTTCTCAACAATGACCTCCGATAACCATGTGCTAACCGCTAATTTCTCACAGAATGACTTTACCAGTGGCGATGCATTCTGGTTCTCATTTGATACCGACAGTCTCAATAACAATACAGGTAAAGGCCTCGGTGAGTCGGGGGTCACATATACCATTACTCTAAGTGATGGCAGTGTCCTTAACGGTGTTTATGTTGTTAACGATGTAGATGGCTCGAGTGGTACGCTTATCTTTGGAAATACCATATTAGATGGTGGAGAGGGTGATGATGTCCTTATTAGCGGAGCCGATAACGATGTGTTAATCGGAGGCGAAGGCAACGATCTGCTCATTGGTGGTTTAGGGGACGATACGCTCATTGGCGGATTAGGAGAAGATACCTTTGTTTGGAATCAAGGCGATACAGGCACCGACAATATTACCGACTTTAACGTTGCCGATGACAAGCTAGACTTAAGCGATCTTCTACAAGGGATAAGCGTTGAAGAGTTGGCACAACACTTAGACTTCAGCTTCGATGCAACCACTAACAGCACCACCATTGCTATCGATGTGGATAATGATGGCGAAGCTGAACAATATATCACCTTAGATTGCGTTGATCTGCGGGATGAGTTTGGCATTACAGAGGGGACACTTGATGTTGAAGGTTCTATTATTCAAGGTCTGCTGGGTAGCAATGGAGAAGGCGCCTTGATCATTGATACAGCGGCGTCAAGCACATCGGCTAGCCCAACTCAATTTGCCAACGCCTCAGAGCCAAGTCAACAGCATGAAGAGTTAACTAATCTACACAATATTCCTTAA
- a CDS encoding Kelch repeat-containing protein, with product MHKHSALLLLFFPLLASANSPNVNLPNLPEPVTNNAIALATSEGEHYLFSFMGLNSDKGHQAIHNRAWRLKLNEPNTQWQTIANVPHIEELPGRLASIAVGIKDKVYIFGGYTVSKDHHEVSTSDNYRYALKDNTYTRIADMPVAVDDTAAFSYQQRYIYLFGGWHQHGNVNLVQVYDTQTDRWSQATPIPAPAVFGQAVAAVSNELVLCDGVTVEARLEQARAFTASPICLYGKIQTEDHLKIDWQALPHYSLTAPFLQVRNSTIKLDPKAHYRMAATGDAPNQQLIFMAGSDNPYNYDGIGYNGQPSSPSNSLYRFDLKSHTWLTPVYVKQASMDHRGLMFYQNNLLRVGGMLEQQQVSDAVLTTPINDLAQ from the coding sequence ATGCACAAACATTCCGCTTTACTCTTATTGTTTTTTCCCTTGCTGGCATCGGCTAATTCTCCCAATGTTAACCTTCCTAATTTACCTGAACCAGTGACCAATAATGCAATAGCCTTGGCCACAAGTGAGGGAGAACACTATCTGTTTAGCTTTATGGGGTTAAATTCAGATAAAGGCCATCAAGCGATACACAACAGAGCTTGGCGACTTAAACTCAATGAGCCCAACACTCAGTGGCAGACCATCGCGAACGTTCCTCATATTGAAGAATTGCCAGGAAGATTAGCAAGCATAGCTGTCGGCATCAAAGACAAGGTATATATCTTTGGTGGCTATACAGTGTCAAAAGATCATCACGAGGTATCTACATCAGACAACTACCGCTACGCACTCAAAGATAACACCTATACTCGAATTGCCGACATGCCTGTCGCCGTCGACGATACTGCAGCTTTCAGTTATCAACAGAGGTATATCTATCTTTTTGGCGGCTGGCATCAACACGGCAATGTGAATTTGGTGCAGGTGTATGACACACAAACTGACCGTTGGTCTCAAGCAACGCCTATTCCGGCACCCGCCGTTTTTGGTCAGGCAGTTGCAGCAGTGAGCAATGAATTAGTCCTCTGTGATGGCGTCACAGTCGAAGCCAGACTTGAGCAAGCAAGAGCATTCACGGCCTCTCCTATCTGTCTATATGGCAAAATCCAAACTGAAGACCACCTGAAAATCGACTGGCAGGCTCTGCCCCATTACTCACTAACGGCCCCTTTTTTACAAGTTCGAAACTCAACCATTAAGCTTGATCCAAAAGCACACTACCGTATGGCAGCAACCGGCGATGCCCCTAATCAACAACTCATCTTCATGGCAGGCAGTGACAATCCATACAACTATGATGGCATTGGCTACAACGGCCAGCCTAGCTCACCATCAAATTCACTTTATCGCTTTGATCTAAAAAGTCACACTTGGCTGACTCCTGTGTATGTAAAACAAGCCAGCATGGATCATCGCGGCCTTATGTTTTATCAAAATAACCTCTTAAGAGTGGGCGGTATGTTGGAACAGCAACAGGTATCCGATGCTGTCTTAACAACGCCGATTAATGATCTAGCACAATGA
- a CDS encoding HAD-IA family hydrolase yields the protein MRCYINPNKIGAISFDLDDTLYDNRPIILRAEAELERFMHHAYPLTTQFKRVDWFAFKRNLLKGRPELCHDTGLARIVVLTQGLCHLGYSIEEAEIGARKGLNCFLKHRSDFTVSKPVLALLQALAQKYPLVGITNGNVDAERIGLDSLLDFVLSPGDGLRMKPAPDMFNIAIDRLNISATNLLHVGDSHSSDVMGARLAGCQSVWLNPGFGVTEAGEVKGSLPHIEISNIEELRLLI from the coding sequence ATCCGTTGCTACATCAACCCCAACAAGATTGGGGCAATTAGTTTTGATCTCGATGATACGCTTTATGATAATCGGCCTATTATTTTAAGGGCTGAGGCTGAACTAGAGCGTTTTATGCACCATGCATATCCCTTAACGACTCAGTTTAAAAGAGTTGATTGGTTCGCTTTTAAACGAAACTTACTTAAAGGTCGGCCTGAACTTTGTCATGATACAGGGTTAGCTCGCATCGTCGTATTGACACAAGGATTATGTCATTTAGGTTACTCAATAGAAGAGGCTGAAATTGGTGCCCGTAAGGGACTAAATTGTTTTTTAAAACACCGATCTGATTTCACTGTTTCAAAACCTGTTTTAGCGTTACTTCAAGCATTAGCTCAAAAATATCCCTTGGTCGGTATAACCAATGGCAATGTCGATGCTGAGCGTATTGGCTTAGACTCGTTGCTTGATTTTGTACTATCTCCCGGTGACGGCTTACGAATGAAACCTGCGCCAGATATGTTTAATATAGCCATTGATAGACTCAATATATCTGCTACGAACTTACTGCATGTGGGTGACAGTCATAGTTCTGATGTGATGGGGGCTAGGTTAGCCGGATGTCAGTCAGTATGGCTCAATCCAGGTTTTGGCGTGACAGAAGCTGGAGAGGTTAAAGGTAGCCTGCCTCATATAGAGATAAGCAATATCGAAGAGCTTAGACTACTCATTTAA
- a CDS encoding retention module-containing protein translates to MESLVTTQHGQVVFVSGKVTTTLDGITQTISSGESLPSASTLTIEDGAELKILYADDSLYSNTDSEVPFDSGALDEIEALQALIASGEDPTLDLPETAAGGANGNKAGSGYISVSRSGDETIASSGFNTSFENSTPLTTNLSLADLAPESSNNFSIAQFSDNFVNGIAYSTSSGLKGFTGDMGSDGSFAYHPGDTITFTIGNVTIASFSADAIQGTILFLQDIAGTSLSDSNMNYVENMAIFLQALDNDLSDGTDDGTLQTNSLLNLDTSYASNINIVFAIHELLSNYIDPTTGQPLNLATAGKEMLSLVLAELGIVFTRESELSNDGQNIFETLAMEHVADTIDELAGDGSHITTGNILDNDAGISGSTVISEVEGTTAINGIITVTTALGELIVYTQDTGDNRVGDYQYTLTSNNTEGDIASESFNYSLENALGDTSSANLTVNIQDDAPIVHNISKNLTTTADPVTTNLTLVLDVSGSMDNSAGNGKTYLETAIEALTALVNEVDATGNVNVQIVTFSSSSTSTGWLVDDIATVIDTLKSLSANGGTDYRDAINTVMNSGPIPVADQSLVYFISDGQPNSGEHVNTEQQDLWETYVTAN, encoded by the coding sequence ATGGAATCACTAGTCACGACACAACATGGACAAGTTGTATTTGTTAGCGGAAAAGTCACGACAACATTAGATGGCATCACCCAAACGATCTCTTCAGGCGAGTCTTTGCCAAGTGCCTCAACACTGACTATTGAAGACGGTGCCGAGCTAAAAATTCTATATGCCGATGATTCCCTATACTCAAATACAGACTCAGAAGTGCCATTTGATAGCGGTGCCCTCGATGAGATTGAAGCACTCCAAGCGTTAATTGCCTCAGGGGAAGATCCAACCCTAGATCTACCAGAAACAGCTGCTGGCGGAGCCAATGGTAATAAAGCAGGATCAGGGTATATTTCAGTCTCTCGAAGTGGTGATGAAACAATAGCAAGTTCAGGGTTTAATACTTCATTCGAAAACTCAACACCACTGACAACTAACTTGTCTTTGGCAGATTTAGCACCAGAATCAAGCAATAACTTCAGCATCGCACAATTCAGTGATAATTTTGTCAACGGCATCGCCTATAGCACCTCTTCAGGCTTAAAAGGTTTTACTGGTGATATGGGTAGTGACGGTTCGTTTGCCTATCATCCTGGCGACACGATTACTTTCACTATAGGTAACGTGACTATTGCTAGCTTTAGTGCCGATGCAATACAAGGCACGATATTATTCCTACAAGACATCGCTGGTACATCCCTATCTGATAGCAACATGAACTATGTTGAAAATATGGCCATCTTTCTGCAAGCGCTTGATAATGACCTCAGTGATGGCACCGATGATGGCACCTTGCAAACTAACTCACTCCTTAATTTAGATACCAGTTATGCATCTAATATCAATATTGTTTTTGCTATCCATGAATTATTAAGCAACTACATCGATCCTACGACTGGCCAGCCCTTAAATTTAGCTACGGCAGGTAAAGAGATGTTATCGCTTGTACTCGCTGAACTGGGCATTGTGTTTACTCGAGAAAGCGAACTATCTAATGATGGTCAAAATATTTTCGAAACATTAGCGATGGAACATGTTGCTGACACTATTGATGAGCTAGCGGGTGATGGTAGCCATATCACCACAGGTAATATTCTGGATAATGATGCAGGAATCAGTGGCTCTACGGTGATATCCGAGGTAGAAGGTACTACTGCTATTAACGGTATTATCACAGTCACGACTGCACTTGGTGAATTAATTGTGTACACCCAAGACACAGGTGATAACAGGGTGGGTGATTACCAATACACTCTTACGTCTAATAATACTGAGGGGGATATTGCCAGCGAATCATTTAATTACTCTCTTGAAAACGCTTTGGGAGATACCAGCTCTGCCAATCTCACCGTTAATATTCAGGATGATGCGCCTATCGTGCATAATATTAGCAAGAACCTAACGACGACAGCAGACCCAGTCACTACCAACTTGACGTTAGTACTCGATGTCTCTGGCAGTATGGATAATTCAGCTGGTAATGGTAAAACATACCTTGAAACAGCAATAGAAGCGTTAACGGCTTTAGTCAATGAGGTCGATGCCACTGGCAATGTAAACGTACAGATAGTCACATTCTCCTCTTCATCGACAAGCACAGGCTGGTTAGTTGATGATATTGCTACTGTGATAGATACTTTGAAATCGCTGTCAGCAAATGGAGGAACCGACTATAGAGATGCAATCAATACGGTGATGAACAGCGGACCAATACCAGTTGCAGATCAAAGCCTTGTCTACTTCATCTCAGATGGACAACCTAACTCTGGAGAGCACGTAAACACCGAGCAACAAGACCTATGGGAAACTTATGTCACCGCCAACTAG